The Candidatus Woesearchaeota archaeon genome includes a region encoding these proteins:
- a CDS encoding DNA-directed RNA polymerase subunit A': MEPQHAYKKVKAIKFGVFSPKIIKKMAAAKIVTPELYDREGYPVDGGLMDTRLGVIDPGLTCKTDGLKLKESLGHFGYIELARPVVHINYVNLILSILRSTCHSCNKVLIPNNKREAIIQDLEQVEEEQGLEARRKRIREVIKEMKTVNKCPHCKARQPKVTLEKPYTFLENEKRISPIEVRTFLEKISDEDIELFGLDSEVVRPEWFILTVLPIPPVTMRPSITLETGERSEDDLTHKLGDIVRINQRLFENINAGAPEIIIEDLWDLLQYHVTTYFDNSVAQLPPARHRSGQPLKTISERIKSKEGRIRSNLAGKRTNFSARTVISPDPMIGINEVGVPRSVAMKLTIPERMTQWNAEYLTNFIKNGPKKYPGANYVVRPDGRKKRITDDMVEQILEEIEPGYVVERHLMDGDIAIFNRQPSLHKMSMMCHSVRVLPGRTFRINPAVCAPYNADFDGDEMNLHVPQTEEARAEAEVLMKVQEQLISPAYGLSVIGGVQDCLSGIYTLTSKESIPREVAVDLLFSAGVHDASSLVKKDVVSGREVFSVLLPPGFDFTGKDMGGNKVVIENGVLKSGTMDGANLGQGAGFMLRSIHKKYGAQAAADFIHKVTKLGIATLKEFGFSTGLADSDLPEEAKKGIAETIDEAYAQVQKLIDEYYAGTLETFPGKTMAETLELKTLEILNAARNKTGEFVAKNQNEHAGTIVMARSGAKGKSINLAQMAACVGQQALRGGRISKGYKQRTLSCFKRGDLGPAAHGFIRPGFKDGLSPAEFFFMGMTGRDSLMDTALRTPKSGYLYRRLANAMQDLKIEYDGSVRDAAKRIVQFKYGEDGIDVSKSEGGSINVSKIIEEVMG, from the coding sequence ATGGAACCACAACATGCATACAAAAAAGTAAAGGCGATTAAGTTTGGAGTATTTTCTCCAAAAATAATCAAGAAAATGGCTGCTGCAAAGATTGTAACTCCTGAACTTTATGATCGTGAAGGCTACCCTGTTGATGGGGGTCTTATGGACACTCGTTTGGGGGTTATTGATCCAGGGCTTACGTGTAAGACTGATGGTCTTAAACTTAAGGAATCTCTTGGCCATTTCGGTTATATTGAACTCGCACGTCCCGTGGTTCACATCAATTATGTAAATCTTATCCTCTCTATTCTTCGCTCAACGTGTCATAGTTGTAACAAGGTACTTATTCCAAACAATAAGCGAGAAGCAATCATACAAGATCTTGAACAGGTTGAAGAAGAACAAGGTCTTGAGGCGAGAAGAAAACGCATTCGAGAAGTTATTAAAGAGATGAAAACGGTGAATAAGTGTCCTCATTGTAAGGCACGCCAACCGAAAGTCACCCTTGAAAAACCATATACGTTCCTTGAAAACGAGAAGCGAATATCACCTATTGAGGTGCGAACGTTTCTTGAGAAGATTTCTGATGAAGATATTGAACTCTTCGGTCTTGACTCAGAGGTAGTTCGTCCGGAATGGTTTATCCTAACAGTGCTTCCGATTCCTCCGGTAACTATGAGACCGTCCATTACGCTTGAAACAGGTGAGCGTTCAGAGGATGATTTAACGCATAAGTTAGGAGATATTGTTCGAATCAATCAGCGTCTTTTTGAGAATATTAACGCTGGTGCTCCTGAGATTATTATTGAAGATTTATGGGATCTCTTACAGTACCACGTAACAACGTACTTTGATAATTCCGTTGCACAATTACCTCCTGCTCGTCACAGATCTGGCCAGCCGCTCAAAACAATTTCTGAGCGTATTAAGTCTAAGGAGGGACGTATTAGGAGCAACCTTGCAGGTAAACGTACGAACTTCTCTGCGCGTACAGTAATCTCACCTGATCCTATGATTGGTATTAACGAAGTTGGTGTTCCACGCAGCGTTGCTATGAAACTTACCATTCCTGAACGTATGACACAGTGGAATGCAGAGTATTTGACAAACTTCATCAAGAATGGTCCTAAAAAATATCCTGGTGCGAATTACGTGGTTCGCCCGGATGGTAGGAAGAAGCGTATCACTGATGATATGGTTGAGCAGATTCTTGAAGAGATTGAACCTGGTTATGTTGTTGAGAGGCATTTAATGGATGGAGATATTGCTATCTTTAACAGGCAACCATCTCTTCACAAGATGAGTATGATGTGCCATAGCGTGCGCGTACTTCCTGGGAGGACGTTTAGAATTAATCCTGCTGTTTGTGCACCTTACAACGCAGACTTTGATGGAGATGAGATGAACCTTCATGTTCCTCAGACAGAAGAGGCAAGAGCAGAAGCTGAAGTCTTGATGAAGGTTCAAGAACAGTTAATCTCTCCTGCTTATGGTCTTAGTGTCATTGGTGGAGTGCAGGATTGTCTTTCAGGTATTTACACGCTTACTTCAAAAGAAAGTATTCCTCGTGAGGTAGCTGTTGATTTACTGTTTAGCGCAGGAGTTCATGATGCTTCTTCACTAGTGAAAAAAGATGTCGTTTCAGGTCGTGAAGTATTCTCCGTACTTCTTCCTCCAGGTTTTGACTTTACTGGAAAGGATATGGGCGGAAATAAAGTTGTTATTGAAAATGGCGTGCTTAAATCAGGCACAATGGATGGTGCTAATTTAGGGCAAGGTGCTGGTTTCATGCTTCGATCAATTCACAAGAAGTATGGCGCTCAAGCAGCTGCGGACTTCATCCATAAGGTAACAAAACTCGGTATTGCGACATTAAAAGAATTTGGTTTTAGTACAGGTCTTGCAGATTCAGATCTTCCTGAAGAAGCGAAGAAAGGAATTGCAGAGACTATTGATGAAGCGTACGCACAGGTGCAGAAGCTTATTGATGAGTACTATGCAGGAACACTAGAAACCTTCCCTGGGAAAACAATGGCAGAAACTCTTGAGCTTAAAACTCTTGAAATCTTAAACGCAGCGCGTAACAAGACAGGGGAGTTTGTTGCTAAGAACCAAAACGAACATGCAGGAACTATTGTTATGGCTCGCTCTGGCGCTAAGGGCAAATCTATTAACCTTGCTCAGATGGCTGCATGTGTAGGGCAACAAGCTTTACGTGGCGGTCGCATCTCTAAAGGGTATAAGCAAAGAACACTTTCTTGCTTTAAGAGAGGAGATCTTGGCCCTGCAGCTCATGGTTTTATCCGACCAGGTTTCAAAGATGGACTCTCACCCGCAGAGTTCTTCTTCATGGGTATGACTGGAAGGGATTCTCTGATGGATACCGCTCTTCGTACGCCTAAGTCTGGTTATCTGTACAGAAGACTTGCTAATGCGATGCAGGATCTTAAAATTGAGTATGATGGTTCTGTTCGTGATGCGGCTAAGCGCATTGTACAGTTTAAGTATGGTGAGGATGGTATTGACGTTTCAAAGTCAGAAGGTGGAAGTATCAATGTAAGTAAAATTATTGAGGAGGTCATGGGATGA
- a CDS encoding FAD-dependent oxidoreductase: protein MNRFESTLLKKKIVGPRTVLLQFEDVFGSWVPGQFVMLEVLLPHEEQVTRRAYSIANACGSGVLELLIEQKDDLAKMGTFVLNVPEGSKILLEGPYGNFKLREGDERVVLIASGTGLAPLRAMLQECVRTNREAVLLFSSKTNEQAYLKEELLEYAKEHEFIQVELFVTREDTKYNKGRITKDALLEKLRSVENSRFYLCGAPEFVKAMQDALRELGAPLDKLHREQW from the coding sequence ATGAATCGTTTTGAATCAACGCTTCTTAAGAAAAAAATCGTTGGACCAAGAACGGTTTTGTTACAATTTGAAGATGTTTTTGGCTCGTGGGTTCCTGGACAGTTTGTTATGCTTGAGGTTTTGCTTCCTCATGAAGAACAAGTGACTCGTAGGGCGTATTCTATTGCTAATGCTTGTGGATCGGGCGTTCTTGAATTGCTCATTGAGCAAAAAGATGATCTTGCTAAGATGGGAACGTTTGTGCTTAATGTTCCTGAGGGTTCGAAAATTCTTCTTGAGGGGCCTTATGGTAATTTCAAGTTGCGTGAGGGTGATGAGCGTGTTGTTCTTATTGCTTCAGGTACCGGTCTTGCTCCTCTTCGTGCAATGCTTCAAGAATGTGTTCGTACTAACAGGGAAGCGGTATTGCTTTTCTCGTCGAAAACTAATGAGCAGGCGTATCTTAAAGAGGAGCTCTTAGAGTATGCTAAGGAGCATGAGTTTATTCAGGTGGAGTTATTCGTGACTCGAGAAGATACTAAGTATAATAAGGGTCGTATTACTAAGGATGCTCTTCTTGAAAAGTTGAGGAGTGTTGAGAATTCTCGTTTTTATTTGTGTGGCGCGCCTGAATTTGTAAAGGCAATGCAAGACGCGTTGCGTGAGTTGGGTGCTCCTCTTGATAAATTGCACAGGGAACAATGGTAG
- a CDS encoding DNA-directed RNA polymerase subunit A'' (DNA-dependent RNA polymerase catalyzes the transcription of DNA into RNA using the four ribonucleoside triphosphates as substrates), giving the protein MMDLKKEYGAVLPKKLLEEVEAKLPSNASDKQIKEILDRVVSEYQSMQVEPGEAVGIVSAESIGEQGTQMTLNTFHFAGVAEMNVTVGLPRIIEILDGRKTPSTPMMEIYLKEPYSKGKDIKRVALAVKESKMQDAVSSIEINIAELTVSAVLDDAKLDAIGASKEGILKVVEKSFKDFQVSAKGNQIDVKAPKDFSLNQLYVLKEKLKELHVGGVKGISQVLPVKKDDEYVIVTAGSNLKQVLGLDFVDETRTTSNDIFEIYSLLGVEAARNAIIDEVFKVIENQGLKINERHIMLVADMMCASGMVKGITRYGVVSEKSSILARASFETPIRQFTNAALAGELDELNSVIENVMLNQPIPVGTGLPGLRAKGDEK; this is encoded by the coding sequence ATGATGGATCTCAAAAAAGAATATGGGGCGGTACTTCCAAAAAAACTTCTAGAAGAAGTTGAGGCTAAATTACCGTCTAACGCATCAGATAAACAAATTAAAGAAATTTTAGATCGTGTTGTCAGTGAGTATCAGTCTATGCAGGTTGAACCTGGTGAAGCTGTAGGTATCGTGTCTGCTGAGAGTATTGGTGAACAGGGTACACAGATGACGCTTAACACGTTCCACTTCGCAGGAGTTGCGGAGATGAACGTTACGGTTGGTTTACCTAGAATTATTGAAATTTTAGACGGTCGTAAAACTCCTTCAACACCTATGATGGAGATTTATTTAAAAGAACCCTATAGTAAAGGAAAAGACATCAAAAGGGTCGCTCTTGCAGTAAAGGAATCAAAGATGCAAGATGCGGTTTCCAGTATTGAGATCAACATTGCAGAACTTACTGTTTCTGCTGTTCTTGATGATGCTAAACTTGACGCTATTGGTGCTTCAAAAGAAGGAATTCTCAAAGTGGTTGAGAAGAGTTTTAAAGATTTTCAAGTAAGTGCGAAGGGAAATCAAATTGATGTTAAAGCACCTAAAGATTTCTCTTTAAATCAACTTTATGTACTTAAAGAAAAACTCAAAGAATTGCACGTAGGCGGAGTTAAAGGAATTAGTCAAGTTCTTCCTGTGAAGAAAGATGATGAGTATGTTATTGTAACTGCTGGATCTAACCTTAAACAAGTATTAGGTCTTGACTTTGTTGATGAGACAAGAACTACGAGTAATGATATCTTTGAGATTTATTCTCTTCTTGGAGTGGAAGCTGCTCGTAACGCAATTATTGATGAGGTTTTCAAAGTTATTGAAAATCAAGGTCTTAAGATCAATGAGCGCCACATCATGCTCGTTGCAGATATGATGTGTGCTTCAGGAATGGTTAAGGGAATTACTCGTTATGGAGTTGTTTCTGAGAAGAGTTCGATTCTTGCAAGAGCATCATTTGAAACACCGATTAGGCAGTTCACTAATGCTGCTTTGGCAGGTGAGTTGGATGAGCTTAATTCAGTTATTGAGAACGTAATGCTCAATCAACCTATTCCCGTTGGTACGGGTTTACCTGGGTTGAGAGCAAAGGGAGATGAAAAATGA
- a CDS encoding 50S ribosomal protein L30, with the protein MSETEIKKLVAEGKAIIGTDETLKGLRKGAIAKVYVSANTPEMVKEDIERYAKLSGAQVVHLELSNDQLGDVCKKNFPISILSVKK; encoded by the coding sequence ATGAGTGAAACAGAAATTAAAAAACTCGTAGCCGAAGGAAAAGCTATTATCGGTACTGATGAGACGCTCAAGGGATTGAGAAAGGGTGCAATCGCCAAGGTGTATGTAAGTGCAAATACTCCTGAAATGGTTAAGGAGGATATTGAGCGCTATGCCAAACTTAGTGGTGCGCAGGTTGTGCATCTTGAGTTGAGTAATGATCAGCTTGGTGATGTGTGTAAGAAGAATTTTCCCATCTCAATCCTAAGTGTTAAAAAATGA
- a CDS encoding NusA-like transcription termination signal-binding factor gives MRLDEETLQTIALFEKLVKCRAKDAFFDPIQDRMVFVVFPGEIYKAIGKDGAGAKKLENTFKKKIKIVEWSDKKERFIRNMCYPHNVSKVEQLEEDVFVVHGETEQDRGLLIGRKAQNLRNLEKNLRRYFPVKEVKVV, from the coding sequence ATGAGGTTGGATGAAGAAACACTGCAGACCATAGCGCTTTTTGAGAAACTTGTTAAGTGCAGGGCTAAGGATGCTTTTTTTGATCCGATTCAGGATCGTATGGTTTTTGTAGTGTTTCCTGGTGAAATTTACAAAGCAATTGGCAAGGATGGTGCTGGAGCTAAGAAGCTAGAAAACACGTTTAAAAAGAAGATCAAAATTGTGGAATGGTCTGATAAGAAAGAGCGTTTTATTCGTAACATGTGTTATCCTCATAATGTTTCTAAGGTTGAACAGCTTGAAGAGGATGTTTTTGTTGTTCATGGGGAGACTGAACAGGATAGAGGTTTGCTCATTGGTCGCAAGGCGCAGAATCTACGCAATTTAGAGAAGAATCTGCGTAGGTATTTTCCTGTGAAGGAAGTTAAGGTAGTATGA